Proteins from a genomic interval of Methanoplanus endosymbiosus:
- a CDS encoding valine--tRNA ligase: MSDTGEIPKNYDPLEVEERWLGIWKDENYYFDNNSSKPRFIIDTPPPYPTGNFHIGNAFNWCYIDFIARYKRMNGYNVMFPQGWDCHGLPTEVKVEETHGITKNDVSRTEFREMCRELTLENIEKMRKSMRRCGFSNDWSNEYITMLPEYYSKTQLSFLRMFENDDVYQSEHPVNFCTRCETAIAFAEVSYEDRTTKLSFFDFDGVEIATTRPELLAACVAVAVHPDDKRYSDISGKTLKVPIFGHDVQVIEDEAVDPSFGSGAVMICTFGDKQDVHWWKKHNLDLRKAIDLKGRMTAIAGPYAGMTSLECRKGILSDMTEKGILKKQEDLEQRVGTCWRCKTPIEILSERQWFVKVHNDEILKAADKIAWTPEHMKMRLENWASQMEWDWCISRQRIFATPIPVWFCNECGEVMLPDEEDLPVDPTVDKPKKPCPKCGCTEFTGETDVLDTWMDSSISVLNITGWDGKSVPEYFPAQIRPQGHDIIRTWAFYTILRAGALTGGGHPWDEILVNGMVLGDDGFKMSKSRGNIIVPEEVLSKHGADAFRQWSASGAATGQDIVFSWNDVIAAARFQTKMWNITRFVLMHLDKAEGGMIADVPAVLADRWLMAKLSSAVSEVTESMESYQYDRAVRAIREFAREIFADNYIEMVKGRLYGSGEGKESALFALKTSVDALCRMLAPITPFFAEECYKHLTGGKESVHAQSWVDYSYTDDDALVKGDLIAEIIAGIRRYKHDEGMALNAPLKHITAYTPHEIDDSGDAASTLNAEFEWRCGLPELEKVVSDVSFNMGIVGPKLRKQAKVFMDAVRNLPDDLKVNPPAMVTVGDAEIEVPENSFEPVYSFRVAGEDVDVIQMSDDVVVTVLKK; encoded by the coding sequence ATGTCTGATACCGGAGAGATCCCAAAAAATTATGACCCATTGGAGGTAGAGGAGAGGTGGCTTGGAATATGGAAAGACGAGAATTATTATTTTGATAATAACTCTTCAAAGCCACGTTTTATAATCGATACCCCGCCGCCGTACCCTACTGGTAATTTCCATATAGGTAACGCCTTTAACTGGTGTTATATCGATTTTATTGCCCGTTATAAGCGGATGAATGGCTATAATGTCATGTTCCCACAGGGCTGGGACTGCCACGGACTTCCAACTGAGGTAAAAGTTGAGGAGACTCACGGCATAACAAAAAATGATGTCTCAAGAACAGAGTTTCGTGAGATGTGCCGCGAACTCACACTGGAAAATATTGAAAAGATGCGCAAATCCATGCGCAGATGTGGTTTCTCAAATGACTGGAGCAATGAATACATCACAATGCTCCCGGAGTATTACAGCAAGACCCAGCTCTCATTCCTGAGGATGTTTGAGAATGATGACGTTTATCAGAGTGAGCATCCGGTAAACTTCTGTACCCGCTGTGAAACTGCGATTGCGTTTGCTGAAGTGTCATACGAGGACAGGACAACAAAACTCAGTTTCTTTGATTTTGATGGTGTTGAGATAGCAACAACAAGGCCGGAACTGCTTGCCGCCTGTGTTGCAGTTGCCGTTCATCCGGATGACAAACGCTATTCCGATATCTCCGGTAAGACACTTAAAGTTCCAATCTTCGGGCATGATGTACAGGTAATAGAGGATGAAGCTGTGGACCCTTCCTTTGGAAGCGGAGCAGTGATGATCTGTACCTTTGGAGACAAGCAGGATGTTCACTGGTGGAAGAAGCATAATCTTGATCTGAGAAAGGCAATTGACCTGAAAGGCCGTATGACTGCAATTGCAGGTCCTTACGCCGGTATGACCTCTCTGGAGTGCAGAAAGGGGATACTCTCCGACATGACGGAGAAGGGCATCCTAAAGAAGCAGGAAGATCTCGAACAGCGCGTTGGAACATGCTGGAGATGCAAGACTCCTATTGAAATTCTCTCTGAGAGGCAGTGGTTTGTAAAGGTGCACAATGATGAGATCCTGAAAGCTGCGGATAAGATTGCGTGGACACCTGAGCATATGAAGATGCGCCTTGAAAACTGGGCCTCACAGATGGAGTGGGACTGGTGTATCTCAAGGCAGAGGATCTTTGCAACCCCGATTCCGGTCTGGTTCTGCAATGAATGCGGTGAGGTTATGCTGCCTGATGAAGAGGACCTTCCGGTTGATCCAACGGTTGACAAACCGAAGAAACCATGTCCAAAGTGCGGATGCACTGAATTTACAGGCGAGACCGATGTCCTCGATACCTGGATGGATTCGTCAATATCTGTTCTGAATATTACAGGATGGGACGGTAAATCTGTACCTGAATATTTCCCTGCACAGATCCGTCCGCAGGGTCATGACATCATCAGGACATGGGCATTTTACACAATTCTTCGCGCGGGGGCACTGACTGGCGGAGGCCACCCGTGGGATGAGATTCTTGTGAACGGAATGGTACTCGGAGATGACGGCTTTAAGATGTCAAAAAGCCGCGGGAATATCATTGTGCCCGAAGAAGTGCTCTCAAAACACGGCGCGGATGCCTTCAGGCAGTGGAGTGCAAGTGGCGCTGCAACCGGACAGGATATTGTATTCTCATGGAATGATGTGATTGCTGCGGCAAGATTCCAGACAAAGATGTGGAATATCACAAGGTTTGTTCTTATGCACCTGGATAAGGCAGAAGGTGGAATGATTGCAGATGTTCCGGCTGTGCTTGCGGACCGCTGGCTTATGGCAAAACTGTCATCTGCGGTATCCGAGGTTACAGAGTCAATGGAATCATACCAGTATGACAGGGCTGTAAGGGCTATCCGTGAGTTTGCAAGGGAGATCTTTGCAGATAATTATATTGAGATGGTTAAGGGCCGCCTGTACGGCAGTGGTGAAGGCAAGGAGAGCGCACTTTTTGCGCTGAAGACATCGGTGGATGCACTATGCAGAATGCTTGCGCCTATAACGCCGTTCTTTGCAGAGGAGTGCTATAAGCATCTCACCGGGGGAAAGGAGAGTGTTCATGCACAGAGCTGGGTTGATTATTCATATACTGATGATGATGCGCTCGTAAAAGGTGACCTTATTGCAGAGATTATTGCCGGAATAAGGAGGTACAAGCATGATGAGGGTATGGCACTGAATGCACCCTTAAAGCATATTACTGCATACACGCCGCATGAAATCGATGACAGCGGGGATGCTGCCTCTACTCTTAATGCAGAATTTGAATGGAGATGCGGGCTTCCGGAACTTGAGAAGGTGGTCTCTGATGTATCATTCAATATGGGTATTGTCGGGCCGAAACTGAGGAAGCAGGCGAAGGTATTCATGGACGCTGTCCGTAATCTTCCGGACGACCTGAAAGTAAATCCTCCTGCAATGGTCACTGTAGGGGATGCGGAGATTGAAGTGCCTGAAAATTCATTTGAACCGGTTTATTCCTTCAGGGTTGCCGGTGAGGATGTTGATGTGATACAGATGTCAGACGATGTTGTTGTGACTGTTCTGAAGAAATAA
- a CDS encoding TIGR00297 family protein, with protein MIKYKITTYMLQRPDMWIVAILSTIAIVIAPFVQPPFILALITILISGVFYFIRNTQYPAIGISIVALLYGLNIIPAVVFLTTLAIVILGEAAYRIWPRDDNYSYLAYLIVATAGAVFASYYLGYFNLLTPITGVVVAALLKSILKGREDTIMIECIGTAMTMYLFYDLRYFVDFDLLMSAIIISFVFALISYKMKAADMSGLLSAALMGILIIVFADVRWFFVMLAFFILGAGFTKFKYEKKKSEGVAESRGGVRGFLNVFANGLISLCAAMLYGISPEPMFIALFIGSVAAATADTSASELGMLGKTPYLITSFKKVPKGTDGGVTLFGEVAATFAAFIVCIIAFLLGVIPPEMVLAGTAAGFVGTNVDSFVGATLERRGILGNAGTNITCTLAGGLFAMAFYI; from the coding sequence ATGATTAAATACAAAATTACTACATACATGCTTCAACGGCCGGATATGTGGATAGTTGCGATATTATCCACAATTGCAATCGTTATCGCACCTTTTGTACAACCTCCGTTCATACTTGCACTGATAACAATTCTCATCAGCGGAGTTTTTTACTTTATACGAAATACTCAGTATCCGGCAATAGGCATCAGTATTGTAGCCCTGCTGTATGGCCTTAATATCATCCCGGCAGTCGTATTTCTCACCACTCTGGCAATTGTAATTCTTGGCGAGGCAGCTTACAGGATATGGCCGAGGGATGACAATTATTCATATCTTGCATATCTCATTGTCGCAACCGCAGGCGCGGTCTTTGCATCCTATTACCTGGGCTATTTTAACCTCCTCACTCCGATTACCGGAGTTGTTGTGGCCGCATTATTAAAATCAATATTAAAAGGAAGGGAAGATACAATTATGATTGAGTGCATCGGCACTGCAATGACTATGTATCTCTTCTACGACCTCAGGTATTTTGTGGATTTTGATCTCCTGATGTCTGCAATAATCATCTCATTTGTCTTCGCCCTCATATCCTATAAGATGAAGGCGGCAGACATGTCAGGGCTTTTGAGCGCAGCCCTGATGGGAATACTGATCATAGTCTTTGCTGATGTGAGGTGGTTCTTCGTGATGCTTGCCTTTTTCATACTTGGAGCAGGTTTTACAAAATTCAAATATGAGAAGAAGAAGTCAGAGGGAGTTGCAGAATCAAGAGGAGGTGTCAGGGGATTTCTCAATGTTTTTGCAAACGGACTGATATCGCTCTGTGCTGCTATGCTTTACGGCATATCTCCCGAACCTATGTTTATTGCCCTCTTCATAGGCAGTGTTGCCGCAGCTACAGCCGATACTTCCGCAAGTGAACTTGGGATGCTTGGAAAAACACCATACCTGATAACTTCATTTAAAAAAGTACCAAAAGGGACAGATGGTGGTGTGACACTCTTTGGAGAAGTTGCGGCAACCTTTGCTGCATTCATCGTCTGTATTATTGCATTTTTACTGGGCGTAATTCCACCTGAAATGGTACTTGCAGGCACTGCCGCAGGATTTGTCGGGACAAATGTGGACAGTTTTGTAGGTGCAACCCTTGAAAGAAGAGGCATCCTCGGAAACGCAGGAACAAATATTACCTGCACACTCGCCGGCGGACTATTTGCTATGGCCTTTTACATCTGA
- a CDS encoding HisA/HisF-related TIM barrel protein, which yields MIMKIILAVDIKGGEVVHGYKGRREIYKPLDWGLAESTEPVKYLTELKVKYPYLADLDRIGRNGDNNSAVLSCRNCGEFSYLNRGAEKPSEALKQPWIKNVISTETCRGDPEDYTDFDYFSVVVKDGRALPDGQKPAEVLKRASGAGFEGLIVLNLSSVGAEDSMGGLDIEEIRSAYEGTLLYGGGVNSTEDLLRLQDAGIDGAIIATAVHKGRVPLKYVQEGRIC from the coding sequence ATGATAATGAAAATAATTCTTGCTGTTGATATTAAAGGAGGAGAGGTAGTCCATGGCTATAAAGGCAGAAGGGAGATCTATAAACCTCTTGACTGGGGACTCGCAGAGAGCACAGAACCTGTAAAATACCTGACAGAACTGAAGGTAAAATACCCATATCTTGCAGATCTGGACAGAATTGGAAGAAATGGAGATAACAATTCAGCAGTTCTTTCGTGCAGGAACTGCGGAGAGTTTTCTTATCTAAACCGCGGGGCAGAAAAACCCTCTGAAGCGTTAAAGCAACCCTGGATAAAAAATGTAATATCCACCGAGACATGCAGAGGAGACCCTGAGGATTACACTGATTTTGATTATTTCAGCGTTGTTGTGAAAGATGGGAGAGCGCTTCCGGACGGACAAAAACCGGCAGAGGTTCTGAAAAGAGCATCAGGTGCAGGATTTGAAGGCCTCATTGTATTAAACCTCTCAAGCGTGGGCGCAGAGGACTCAATGGGAGGTCTTGATATTGAAGAGATCAGGAGTGCATACGAAGGAACACTTCTGTATGGCGGCGGCGTGAACTCCACAGAAGACCTGCTGCGTCTTCAGGATGCCGGAATTGACGGCGCAATCATCGCAACCGCGGTCCACAAGGGAAGAGTGCCACTAAAATATGTTCAGGAGGGCAGAATTTGCTGA
- the tmk gene encoding dTMP kinase — translation MLITIEGIDGSGKSSLLNGLKEELSDLDVIYTREPGSTWIGEQVRRGIAENIDPVAEALLFCADHAAHLGEVIRPSLKDNKIIISDRYTDSRFAYQAVTLKKILPEPMKWLKEVHEGWTIKPDRTFLLVLPVEEALIRLKKDRDKPEHFECGNVLEEVLNNYLEIAETDPERFILIDALKNKEEIIKFVADCIRQMPHKQKKYL, via the coding sequence TTGCTGATTACAATTGAAGGGATTGACGGCAGCGGCAAATCATCCCTGCTTAATGGCTTAAAAGAGGAATTGTCTGATCTGGACGTGATATATACAAGAGAACCAGGTTCAACATGGATTGGGGAGCAGGTGAGGCGCGGCATTGCAGAGAATATTGACCCCGTTGCAGAGGCGCTTTTGTTCTGTGCAGATCATGCAGCACATCTGGGAGAAGTGATAAGACCGTCACTGAAGGATAACAAAATTATAATCTCTGACAGATACACAGATTCAAGATTTGCATACCAGGCAGTTACCCTCAAAAAGATACTGCCCGAACCGATGAAGTGGTTAAAAGAGGTACATGAAGGCTGGACCATAAAACCGGACAGGACATTTCTCCTTGTACTTCCTGTGGAAGAAGCCCTCATCCGGCTTAAGAAAGACAGGGATAAACCGGAACATTTTGAATGCGGAAATGTACTCGAAGAAGTGCTGAACAATTATCTTGAGATAGCAGAGACAGACCCTGAAAGATTCATATTAATTGATGCTCTGAAAAATAAGGAAGAAATAATTAAATTTGTAGCAGACTGCATCAGGCAGATGCCACATAAACAGAAGAAATATTTATAG
- a CDS encoding ArsR/SmtB family transcription factor, translating to MLDGDEVSRLLDILGNRNRRRIIQLLRQKPCFVTEISDRLMISPKAVIEHLQMMERESILISHGDEINRRKYYHLSRDFRITVNIEDVVVAGRDFEGDNEDFKLNLFKKTLIVRKMVKSRDEVLVDLDYLERDLEKKIRDLKIFCKEIIDSEAEFNLITALAGYNMSVEDLEEFCGISGDDLMISLGKLTEKGIVERSGNQYKLCGNYET from the coding sequence ATGTTGGACGGTGATGAGGTATCCCGCCTTCTTGATATTCTTGGTAACAGAAACAGGAGAAGAATTATTCAGCTTTTAAGGCAGAAACCCTGTTTTGTTACTGAAATTTCAGACAGGCTTATGATAAGTCCGAAGGCCGTAATTGAACATCTCCAGATGATGGAGAGGGAAAGTATCCTGATTTCACACGGTGATGAGATTAACAGGAGGAAGTATTACCATCTGTCAAGGGATTTCCGTATAACGGTGAATATAGAGGATGTTGTAGTCGCGGGCCGTGATTTTGAGGGTGACAATGAGGATTTTAAATTAAATCTCTTTAAGAAAACTTTGATTGTCCGGAAAATGGTAAAATCCCGTGATGAAGTCCTTGTTGATCTCGATTATCTTGAAAGGGATCTTGAGAAAAAAATCCGTGATTTAAAAATTTTCTGCAAAGAGATAATAGACAGTGAGGCAGAGTTTAATCTTATAACTGCCTTAGCCGGCTATAATATGTCTGTTGAGGATCTGGAAGAGTTTTGTGGTATTTCCGGTGACGATCTGATGATTTCACTGGGAAAACTAACAGAAAAAGGGATTGTGGAGAGATCAGGCAACCAGTATAAATTGTGTGGTAATTATGAAACGTGA
- a CDS encoding PAS domain-containing protein produces MASRGEQKPKKVLMAVEDLKSTMELKKTLRKYNYEVLALSIDSCDLIFRTAGEKPDIVIIDTDIVGKISPLDAAKKIIHTYKKPVIYIINSSNEEIVDDLKRIGPCGILIKPFSEEEILHSLGIALKINKAERDRIKRLETSNTDPIMAGLDKIHEPALTINRRGAITRINNEMEFFSGYKKNEIIGRKLINFFKIPKCNPESENETAVWPDEIQFRKKSGTLKRVNINSGFTLSYRIDFEEQIIILREKKDSGLSGDLYTDNICSVFMENIDEIFFAVDRDYKIIKYNNRFAEIAKKLKITKFQLTRPLYETGNFTKMLNIGDYEDIFRTGHNRNKIGKFAGKKRTLIISYTYLPVFEEGDNNKVSAVITVIKDITAAEEMKRESEGIQREYLQNREFLDNIHGSIGGIRTSLYKIIKFVEKNPQKQRDPAFKEIAGYSGEAESNLRIFDRLWSKYESGMKNSYKPGKKS; encoded by the coding sequence ATGGCATCACGGGGTGAGCAGAAACCAAAAAAAGTCCTCATGGCAGTGGAAGATCTAAAATCCACGATGGAACTGAAAAAGACCCTCAGGAAATATAACTACGAGGTTTTGGCATTATCCATTGACAGCTGTGATCTGATCTTTCGCACAGCCGGGGAAAAACCCGACATTGTAATCATAGATACCGATATAGTCGGGAAAATATCGCCCCTTGATGCTGCAAAAAAAATAATTCATACCTACAAAAAACCTGTAATTTATATAATAAATTCCAGTAACGAAGAGATTGTGGATGATCTGAAGAGAATCGGTCCCTGTGGGATACTGATCAAACCATTTTCAGAAGAGGAAATACTCCACAGCCTTGGAATTGCCCTTAAAATCAATAAAGCAGAACGTGACCGGATAAAAAGGCTTGAGACCTCGAATACAGATCCCATAATGGCAGGCCTTGATAAAATACATGAACCTGCACTCACAATTAACCGTCGCGGAGCAATTACACGGATAAATAATGAGATGGAGTTTTTTTCCGGCTATAAAAAAAATGAGATTATCGGAAGAAAGCTCATAAATTTTTTCAAAATACCTAAATGTAATCCTGAATCTGAAAATGAAACCGCAGTATGGCCCGATGAAATCCAGTTCAGGAAAAAGAGCGGCACTCTGAAGAGAGTGAACATAAATTCAGGATTTACATTATCATACAGGATTGACTTTGAAGAGCAGATAATCATATTAAGAGAAAAGAAGGATTCCGGATTATCCGGGGATTTATACACAGATAATATCTGTTCTGTCTTTATGGAAAATATTGATGAGATCTTCTTTGCTGTGGACAGGGATTATAAAATAATAAAATATAATAATAGATTTGCTGAAATTGCAAAAAAATTAAAGATCACAAAATTTCAGCTCACAAGGCCACTTTATGAGACAGGAAATTTTACAAAGATGCTTAATATCGGAGATTATGAGGATATATTCAGAACCGGACATAACAGGAATAAAATTGGTAAATTTGCCGGCAAAAAAAGAACTCTGATAATAAGCTATACCTATCTCCCGGTATTTGAGGAAGGAGATAACAATAAAGTATCAGCCGTAATTACGGTAATAAAGGACATAACTGCTGCCGAAGAGATGAAAAGGGAATCTGAAGGTATACAGAGGGAATATCTCCAGAACCGCGAATTCTTAGATAATATTCACGGGTCTATAGGGGGAATAAGGACATCATTGTATAAGATTATTAAATTCGTTGAGAAAAATCCACAGAAGCAAAGAGATCCTGCCTTTAAGGAAATTGCCGGTTATTCCGGTGAAGCGGAATCAAACCTGAGAATCTTTGACAGGCTGTGGTCCAAATATGAATCAGGAATGAAAAACTCCTATAAACCCGGAAAAAAAAGTTGA
- a CDS encoding DUF7847 domain-containing protein: protein MGFASLHEGLKLLKHPVLWIAGIVSAIFSFLMMWFSMTEPLSFYGDKLLMIWLVTMPFFIAATYGSIKSEDYSVAAYFREGLKYYFRVLLPAVFISFAAFIFIFIVMLPGSLAGASGQVLSIISGFIFFIPCLILVFFFDTAAVFSDLKVFESIKKSITGVMLKPFNVAGFFLVLLLISLVLLFGLAIIWSGLLADELMPLTEVSAEEMSEYSANPELLFSMLGDFGVMVTSLIYSLGSMLIITVMLPFKAVFYRKYLEDAKIPVISSPDITAADQGIDGQGEYDEKGRWYKYS from the coding sequence ATGGGATTTGCTTCTCTGCATGAAGGATTAAAACTCCTTAAACATCCTGTTCTCTGGATTGCCGGAATAGTTTCCGCCATATTCTCATTTCTGATGATGTGGTTCTCAATGACAGAGCCGCTCTCATTTTATGGTGATAAGCTGCTCATGATCTGGCTTGTAACAATGCCGTTTTTTATAGCTGCAACCTACGGCTCAATAAAATCTGAGGATTATTCTGTTGCAGCTTACTTCAGGGAAGGTCTGAAGTATTATTTCAGGGTGCTGCTTCCGGCTGTTTTCATATCATTCGCTGCATTTATCTTCATCTTTATAGTGATGCTTCCGGGCAGCCTGGCAGGAGCTTCAGGTCAGGTATTATCAATAATATCCGGATTTATCTTCTTTATACCCTGCCTTATTCTGGTCTTCTTCTTTGATACTGCGGCAGTATTCTCAGATCTTAAGGTGTTTGAGTCTATTAAGAAGAGCATTACCGGAGTGATGTTAAAACCCTTCAATGTCGCGGGTTTTTTCCTTGTTCTGCTCCTTATATCTCTCGTGCTTCTATTCGGGCTTGCAATTATCTGGTCCGGCCTTCTTGCAGATGAGCTTATGCCGCTTACGGAGGTGTCAGCCGAAGAGATGAGTGAATACTCGGCAAACCCTGAGCTGTTATTCTCAATGCTTGGTGATTTCGGTGTTATGGTGACCTCCCTTATCTACTCTCTCGGTTCAATGCTGATAATTACAGTAATGCTTCCGTTTAAAGCGGTATTTTACAGAAAATATCTGGAAGATGCAAAAATTCCGGTCATCAGTTCACCTGATATTACAGCAGCAGATCAGGGTATTGACGGACAGGGTGAGTATGACGAGAAGGGAAGATGGTACAAGTATTCCTGA
- the guaB gene encoding IMP dehydrogenase — translation MYKNKLEMETGYTFDDVLLIPAASQVEPSQADIKSRFTRNIGVTIPFVSAAMDTVTESGMAVALARLGAIGVIHRNMTPEREVEEIRKVKQAEDFIERNVVTVDIDSTVSEVDHLMNENNISGVPVIENGKVVGIVSRRDLRWIASKKGADNIRSVMTSGPITVNEDILLEDAIEVMYNNKVERLPVTSSDGRILGIMTMQDLLEKNQYPDANRDKDGNLRVSAAVGPFDFERAVMLDETGVDALVADCAHGHNLNVVKAIKDIKGSVKADVIAGNIATSAAAEAYSGEIDALKVGIGPGSICTTRVVAGVGVPQITAIASVSQVCTEYDVPVIADGGIRYSGDVAKAIAAGAECVMLGSLLAGTDESPGRIIAIKGRRYKQYRGMGSLGVMTGGQSSDRYFQKKGIGQTKFVPEGIEGATPYVGEVSDIIYQLTGGLKSSMGYTGSATVRDLREKGEFIKITSAGQVESHPHDILITDEAPNYRLPDNK, via the coding sequence ATGTATAAAAATAAACTTGAGATGGAGACCGGATATACCTTTGACGATGTCCTGCTAATTCCTGCTGCGTCACAGGTTGAACCGAGTCAGGCCGATATTAAATCGAGATTCACCCGCAACATTGGTGTTACAATTCCCTTTGTTTCTGCGGCAATGGATACAGTAACTGAGTCTGGTATGGCAGTTGCGCTTGCGCGTCTGGGTGCAATTGGTGTAATCCACAGAAATATGACTCCTGAAAGGGAAGTCGAGGAGATCCGGAAGGTCAAACAGGCTGAGGATTTCATTGAGCGTAATGTTGTTACGGTTGATATTGATTCCACAGTCTCTGAAGTTGACCATCTGATGAATGAGAATAATATCAGCGGTGTGCCCGTTATTGAGAATGGGAAGGTCGTTGGTATTGTCAGCCGCAGGGATCTCAGGTGGATTGCGTCCAAGAAGGGTGCTGATAATATCCGGTCTGTAATGACTTCCGGGCCGATTACTGTTAATGAGGACATTTTACTTGAGGATGCTATTGAGGTGATGTACAATAATAAAGTTGAGAGACTTCCGGTTACATCATCTGACGGCAGAATTCTTGGTATTATGACCATGCAGGATCTCCTTGAGAAGAATCAGTATCCTGATGCGAACCGGGATAAGGATGGTAACCTGAGAGTTTCTGCGGCTGTTGGTCCTTTTGATTTTGAAAGGGCAGTTATGCTTGATGAGACCGGTGTTGATGCGCTTGTGGCCGATTGTGCACATGGGCACAATCTCAATGTTGTTAAGGCAATAAAGGATATCAAAGGCAGTGTGAAAGCTGATGTGATTGCGGGAAATATTGCAACGTCTGCGGCTGCTGAGGCATATTCTGGTGAAATCGATGCCCTTAAGGTTGGAATCGGCCCTGGTTCAATATGTACTACAAGGGTTGTTGCAGGTGTCGGTGTCCCTCAGATTACTGCAATTGCTTCCGTCTCGCAGGTATGTACTGAATATGATGTTCCTGTAATTGCAGATGGTGGTATCAGGTACAGCGGTGATGTTGCAAAGGCAATTGCGGCAGGTGCTGAATGTGTTATGCTCGGAAGCCTTCTTGCCGGTACAGATGAGTCTCCAGGCAGAATTATTGCAATTAAGGGGCGGAGATATAAGCAGTACCGCGGCATGGGTTCACTTGGTGTGATGACCGGCGGTCAGTCAAGCGATCGCTACTTCCAGAAGAAGGGTATTGGTCAGACCAAGTTTGTTCCTGAGGGTATTGAGGGCGCGACACCCTATGTGGGTGAAGTTTCGGATATCATCTATCAGCTGACGGGTGGTCTGAAATCATCAATGGGATATACAGGTTCTGCAACAGTAAGAGATCTCAGGGAGAAGGGTGAATTTATTAAAATAACATCTGCTGGGCAGGTTGAAAGTCATCCACATGATATTCTGATTACAGATGAAGCACCAAATTACCGGTTGCCTGATAACAAATAA
- a CDS encoding (5-formylfuran-3-yl)methyl phosphate synthase, whose product MDLLVSPSSVAEAKNSLAADIVDVKKPSEGSLGANFPWVISEIKSLSDKPVSAAIGDYSFKPGSAAQSAFGAASAGADYIKVGLMFGADEDALEFIRAVVKGVKWRFPEKTVVIASYADYDRVDAISPFEMAPLAAKAGADVAMIDTAVKDGKGLFDSLNDSELIEFTEKNRALSLQTALAGSLKFEDLERLKKINPEIIGVRGMVCGGDRSETIKPELVEKALNLLR is encoded by the coding sequence ATGGATTTATTGGTCAGTCCAAGCAGTGTTGCAGAGGCAAAAAATTCACTTGCTGCGGATATTGTTGATGTTAAAAAACCTTCTGAAGGTTCATTAGGTGCAAACTTCCCGTGGGTTATCTCAGAAATAAAGTCGCTCAGTGATAAACCTGTCAGTGCGGCAATCGGTGATTACAGCTTTAAACCCGGAAGTGCAGCTCAGTCTGCTTTTGGTGCTGCAAGCGCAGGCGCTGATTATATCAAGGTCGGCCTGATGTTCGGGGCTGATGAGGATGCTCTTGAGTTTATCAGGGCAGTTGTAAAAGGAGTTAAATGGAGATTCCCTGAAAAGACGGTTGTCATTGCATCTTACGCTGATTATGATCGTGTTGATGCAATTTCTCCTTTTGAGATGGCACCACTGGCAGCCAAAGCCGGTGCGGATGTCGCTATGATTGATACAGCGGTAAAGGACGGCAAGGGTCTATTTGATTCTCTTAATGATTCAGAACTTATTGAATTTACTGAGAAGAACCGTGCGCTTTCATTACAGACTGCACTTGCAGGTTCACTAAAGTTTGAAGACCTTGAAAGACTAAAGAAGATCAATCCTGAGATTATCGGGGTACGTGGCATGGTATGCGGCGGTGACAGAAGTGAGACAATAAAACCTGAACTTGTTGAGAAAGCTCTAAACCTTCTAAGGTGA